The Azospirillum baldaniorum DNA window AGGATAGAACCAGCATGAAATGGTCCGGCGAAGCGCCCTCTCTATCGTCAAATCCATGCAACACACGGAAGTGCCGTTTCGTAGGATAATTACAACGTATTTCTAGGATCGGGTCCAGTCCAGTGGACAAGAGGAGATACAACGCGTGGCAATGGCCTCAAATAGGAAGTCTTCCGTTTGGCCGAACCCAACAGGTAAATGAACTTAAGTATATCACAGTATTTGCATCAATAAATCTTTATTGTGATGGCATTCATAGATCATCACAATTGATGGTAAAGAAGATAGCCGTCGACAGATGGCGCGGTCTCCAAAAAGAATGATCCTTCCAAATCCCCGGCGTTTTCGGTGCGGTCGGGTGGCATCAGCGCATCACGAGTGCCTAAACTGCGGCCATGGCGTTGACGCGGAATCGTGCTCCAGCGGTTGGCGGTTGATCTTGAAGGTCATCAGGCCGCACAGCACCGAAGTGGGGGATCATGCGCGCAAAGCCAAACAGGATGCGCTCCGGATTGCGGTGCGCATCCTGTTCGGATCGTCTCCGTCGCCTCTGCACTGAGCCGGAGCTGCCTGTCCTTCGTCACCGAGCTTTGCGCTCCGCCGCGGCCGCAAGGATGCGGTCGGCCTTGTCGTTGGCGGTCCTGGCTGCGGTGGAGGCGGCCTGCGCCGCGGCAGTGGCCCTGGCGGCCTCGGCCTTGGCATCGCGGGCGTCAGCCTGCGCCTGTTGAAGCATGGCCCGGTCCTCTGAACTCAGCTGGGTGGTGCATCCAGCCAGCAGAATGGGGGCGGCACCGATGGCGAGAATTGTAAGGAAACGATTCATGGCGACCTCCTTTTCCAATCCGGCGTTCATGTTTCATGCAAAACGCTGAAAGCGATCTTCAGCAGGAACGGCAGCCCGTTTAGGACGCGAAAGGGAAGCGACTCAGGAGCTTTGATCGAATTCTTCTGCCGTTAAGCAGAACCAATGTGGTACGCGCCTGCTCCTGGTCCCGTGACACTGGGATGTAATTCGGCGTGGCGCAATGGCTCTTCTGAGGTGCCACTTTGCATGAATTTATACGACGGTTTGGCCGTATGATCCATACTGTGGCGCGAGATCAGAGGCTCTTACGCGCTTCTGGCACAACATGGTTATTGGTTGATTGACGCTACGGATGACAACCTCATGCGAAGACCAGAACCCGGCTTTGCAGCAGGTCGTGTTTGGCTCGCGCGTACGTTTCCGACTCGATCTTTGATTGATGGCGATGTCACTCTGATTGTCGAGCCACAATCCGGGTCAGCCGTTCTTTCGAACCAGCACCCAATATTGCTGCAGGATGGCGAACAGGAAGGCGGTGCTGAGCCCGGACAACAGCATACCGTTCATAGCCTGGAACGCGGCCAGCACACGCCATTCGCCCGTCAGGATGACGTCGCCGTAGCCGACCGTCGTCATGGTCACTATGGAAAAATAAACGGCTGTATCCCAGTCCGTGAGGATACCCAACCCGATATAGACGGCTGCCCACAAGGCCGCTTCGGCATGGTGCAGGATTGCTATTGCCGGACTGGCAACGATCATCATCCGCCCCAGCCCCGGCTGTGGGTGTCCTTCCGCCGGAAACCTTCGATCGAGCAACATCAGCAACAGGCGGAACCCCGCCACATGAGCCAGGATGGTTACCGCGAACAGGCCCATCCCCATAACCCAAGGCCCCACGGCATCGCCCCCTTTGTTCGTAGATTGGTTTTTCAGCTCCAGCCCCCCTAAACATAGCACAGGATTACTGTGTAAGTGGCGTCCTCACCAGCAGTAGGGCGAAGGCATATTAATATCCGCGGTTGATTTTTTACAGAAAGTTCTCCTAAATTAGTTATCTGTCAATTCAGCGACTCTCCAGAAACGCTCACGGAAGCGTTGTCGCGGGACCGGTGACGGCACGCTGGTCGTGATGGCGGAGCACTGGAAAGGCCAGCCACCGTGCCTTCGAACTCTTGTGACGATGGCTCTCCTTGGCTTTGAACGGCGGCTTTGAACGGCATCAGGGCATGGCTCCAGCGGGGTCTCCGTCTTACCCGGCTGCACAGCGGTCGCCAGACTCAAGACCGCTGCATCTGCCAACGTCTGGTTGGACGAAGGCCGCGTCGCCTGAACTGGCTGAGGTTTCCCGGCGCCAAAGGGCAGCGTTGGTATCATTTTTCGATGTCGCCAGAGCACCCGAGGCGACGGATAATGGCGCAAATAAGTCGTGCCCGACGTTGATGTGACAGTGTCTGTTCGAGCAGCCGACACGCGAAAGGCCGGGACTTCATGAGCCAAACAATTGGCACCGATCAACGCGTCGCGACGGATGACGGCGAGGCTGCCGCGCCGGGGGCAACTCGCGACCTCACGGGGCTGAGACGCATCACGCTGTCCGTGATCGCGTTTGCTGCGTTTGTGTTCGTCTACTACGTGGTGGCAGACCAGACGACACCCTTCAGCAGCGACGCACGGGTCCAGGCGTTTGTGATCCGCATGGCGCCGGAGGTGGCCGGCCAAGTCCTGAACGTCGATGTGGTCGACAACTCGCGCGTGAAACGGGGCGACACGCTCTTCAGGCTGGATCCGACGCCGTTCGTGATTGCCGTGGCGCAGGCACAGGCGAAGCTCGCCCAGGTGGGGCAGAGCATCGGCGCCTCGACCGCCGCCGTGGATGTGGCGCAGGCCGCCCTCGACGAGGCGCGCGCGACGGAAACCAATGTAC harbors:
- a CDS encoding potassium channel family protein; the encoded protein is MGLFAVTILAHVAGFRLLLMLLDRRFPAEGHPQPGLGRMMIVASPAIAILHHAEAALWAAVYIGLGILTDWDTAVYFSIVTMTTVGYGDVILTGEWRVLAAFQAMNGMLLSGLSTAFLFAILQQYWVLVRKNG